The Bacteroidota bacterium genome contains a region encoding:
- a CDS encoding VWA domain-containing protein, whose protein sequence is MTMPLDEYLYGKVSGYLKKNKKQPAEVLERTVFLDDIKEKLTILSRALTGHSIEIFQAEREGGYKNNSFFLPASFSVCKSKIQNNNFYFFRILYLSVQSKLNLNWLPGEQSNLELSQQKALDNSAVILDELFKEYPVTQEWHQSFLNEFQLLKTEKQPVDTTWLYGKWMLNAAKDNNAKPLENFSEATKKATIEKALTTIKAKAVEEVVSLTIDKKQQEDYVLTHNFEKVDTAEEFDGVWRDFDGEDDLKDHEEALDKLNMKFTVRVDDTAHSVYQADFIENTTISESSEVDEKGYHLKYNEWDFSKNAYKEKFCKVYPTTLLKSDSNYYKNTVTKNTTTLIGLRKMLTNVNNKMQQQRRQTQGDEFDMDAITDLFVDVHTRHTPSENIYISNRKKEKDLSILILLDVSLSSDGYADGSRIIDVEKEVSILFGEILNEFNVDFSVNSFYSKTRNYATYQTLKDFDTEWNIAKNVIGAVEPDGYTRIGAALRHSGVLLSKRQTKNKWVVLLSDGKPNDFDKYEGKYGINDVKQALRELKEDNINAYALAIEAQAKYYLPQMFGQNHYQILTSPVELLKSMVKLYEKIKNQS, encoded by the coding sequence ATAACGATGCCATTAGATGAATACTTGTATGGTAAGGTTTCGGGTTACTTAAAAAAGAACAAGAAACAACCTGCCGAAGTATTGGAAAGAACCGTCTTTTTGGATGATATCAAAGAGAAGTTAACCATACTTTCGAGAGCACTTACCGGGCATTCTATTGAAATTTTTCAGGCAGAAAGAGAAGGCGGATATAAGAACAACTCCTTTTTTTTACCTGCTTCATTTTCTGTTTGTAAATCAAAAATCCAGAACAATAATTTTTATTTTTTTCGTATTCTTTATTTATCCGTACAAAGTAAATTAAACCTGAACTGGCTACCGGGCGAACAATCAAACCTTGAATTATCGCAACAAAAAGCACTGGATAATTCCGCTGTTATTCTTGATGAATTGTTTAAGGAATATCCGGTTACGCAAGAATGGCATCAATCTTTTTTAAATGAATTTCAACTTTTAAAGACGGAAAAACAACCTGTTGACACCACCTGGCTTTATGGAAAATGGATGTTGAATGCTGCTAAGGATAACAACGCCAAACCATTAGAGAATTTTTCGGAGGCTACTAAAAAAGCAACTATTGAAAAAGCGCTTACAACCATAAAAGCAAAAGCTGTTGAAGAAGTAGTTAGTCTTACGATAGATAAAAAGCAGCAGGAAGATTATGTGCTTACCCATAATTTTGAAAAGGTGGATACTGCCGAAGAGTTTGATGGAGTGTGGCGTGACTTTGATGGCGAGGATGATTTGAAAGATCATGAAGAGGCTCTGGACAAGTTAAATATGAAGTTTACAGTTCGTGTTGACGATACTGCTCACTCCGTTTATCAAGCCGATTTTATTGAAAATACCACCATCTCTGAAAGTTCAGAAGTTGATGAAAAAGGGTATCATTTAAAATATAATGAATGGGATTTTTCGAAGAATGCTTACAAGGAAAAATTTTGTAAAGTGTATCCTACTACGTTACTTAAAAGCGATAGTAACTATTATAAAAACACTGTAACCAAAAATACAACTACATTAATTGGCTTGCGCAAAATGCTAACAAATGTAAATAACAAAATGCAACAGCAACGTAGGCAAACGCAAGGTGATGAATTTGATATGGATGCCATTACTGACTTGTTTGTTGATGTGCATACACGGCATACGCCTTCGGAAAATATTTACATTTCAAATCGAAAAAAAGAAAAAGATTTATCCATTCTTATTTTGTTGGATGTAAGTTTATCAAGTGACGGATATGCTGATGGCAGCCGGATTATTGATGTAGAAAAAGAGGTTTCTATCTTGTTTGGAGAAATACTAAATGAGTTCAATGTTGATTTTTCTGTAAATAGTTTCTATTCAAAAACAAGAAACTATGCTACCTATCAAACGCTTAAGGATTTTGATACAGAATGGAACATTGCCAAGAATGTAATTGGTGCTGTTGAGCCTGATGGTTATACAAGAATTGGAGCAGCGTTACGGCATTCAGGAGTATTACTCAGTAAACGACAGACTAAGAATAAATGGGTTGTTCTGTTGTCTGATGGCAAGCCAAATGACTTTGATAAGTACGAGGGCAAGTATGGTATTAACGATGTTAAGCAGGCTTTGCGCGAGTTAAAAGAAGACAACATTAATGCTTATGCTCTGGCTATTGAAGCGCAGGCAAAGTATTATTTACCTCAAATGTTTGGTCAAAATCATTATCAGATATTAACTTCTCCGGTCGAACTTTTGAAATCTATGGTGAAGCTATATGAAAAGATAAAAAATCAGAGTTGA